A single region of the Silene latifolia isolate original U9 population chromosome 8, ASM4854445v1, whole genome shotgun sequence genome encodes:
- the LOC141596464 gene encoding uncharacterized protein LOC141596464 has product MEIGKDLDDFIKNSIDHTLGLTIPNQNLELKLESLETTNYRLRHQYLLLQSKLKEKETALHLAREEASMNAQAIKKFVDENQKLASECKFLMDQCNKWEQECSLYDHDREKLMEFGNEADERAKEAEIRVNGLEEELKSVTDQLKYYKHQYESLSDDSSVDGPPSEQILLNALVASLVNKSEVPKTASAFLEVNSSVETCRNLLEMWNSLRPETQNILSLAGSVKTLQKAKEHLKINLTRAEEEVSVLAAENNALVEENRRLLKFCHSKRKHGGSEDKHDSSARTKSNKRKTSPGISDPIDRKLDFSDKDSQRYPLSPLKQNSPGSKSPSSNEMKNKL; this is encoded by the exons ATGGAAATTGGGAAAGATTTAGACGATTTTATCAAGAATTCAATCGATCATACACTGGGTCTCACTATCCCCAATCAAAACCTAGAATTGAAGCTTGAATCTTTAGAAACAACAAATTATCGTCTTCGTCATCAGTATCTTTTATTACAATCAAAATTAAAGGAGAAAGAAACCGCCCTTCATCTCGCAAGG GAAGAAGCGAGTATGAATGCGCAAGCAATAAAGAAATTTGTGGATGAAAATCAGAAATTGGCGAGTGAATGCAAGTTCTTGATGGATCAATGTAATAAATGGGAGCAGGAGTGTTCGCTTTACGATCACGACCGTGAGAAGTTGATGGAATTCGGAAATGAGGCTGATGAGAGGGCGAAAGAGGCCGAGATTCGGGTTAATGGGTTGGAGGAGGAGTTGAAGAGTGTTACTGATCAACTTAAGTATTACAAGCATCAATATGAGAGTCTCTCT GATGATTCATCTGTGGATGGCCCACCATCAGAGCAAATTTTACTCAACGCACTTGTCGCAAGTTTAGTGAACAAAAGTGAAGTTCCAAAGACGGCATCCGCTTTTCTGGAGGTTAATAGCAGCGTTGAAACGTGTCGCAATTTGCTTGAAATGTGGAACAG CTTGAGACCAGAAACTCAAAACATACTTTCGCTAGCTGGGTCTGTAAAAACTCTACAGAAGGCCAAGGAACATCTGAAAATCAATCTAACTAGAGCTGAAGAAGAG GTGAGTGTCTTAGCTGCGGAAAACAATGCATTGGTAGAAGAGAACAGGAGATTGTTGAAATTTTGTCATTCAAAGAGAAAGCATGGAGGTTCAGAGGACAAGCATGATAGCAGTGCCAGAACAAAG AGCAATAAAAGAAAAACCAGCCCTGGCATAAGTGATCCAATCGATAGAAAGCTTGATTTTAGTGACAAGGATTCACAGCGTTATCCTCTCTCGCCTCTTAAGCAGAACTCACCTGGTTCGAAATCACCTTCAAGTAACGAAATGAAGAACAAATTGTAG